In Peromyscus leucopus breed LL Stock chromosome 16_21, UCI_PerLeu_2.1, whole genome shotgun sequence, a single genomic region encodes these proteins:
- the LOC114684237 gene encoding gasdermin-C-like — MWHLCLAWEEPSEEPSEEKSQAQGQWQRERMDSVPILKGAVVAYKKKQLVIENNICVILLSAKAKKKTFLGMVSRLLRGFAASEEKVGICSGNNYISPIGRIEEPFHLDFKRLQDEVSEKTWELSMLSKDVQDVMFFSLLPMLSDREILYDLMNMLELDQLGHMDGPGGVILDVLQQDSGPPWIDLKNLILYLLQALMVLSDTQLSLLAQSMEKRLLLQQQELVKSILKPNFKYPWNIPFTLQPQLLAPLQGEGLVITYELVKECGLKMELNNPRSTWDLEAKMPLSALYWSLSLLQQLVDT, encoded by the exons AGTCAAGCCCAGGGACAGTGGCAAAGGGAGAGAATGGATTCAGTGCCTATCCTGAAGGGTGCAGTGGTGGCCTACAAGAAGAAGCAACTGGTCATTGAGAATAATATATGTG TCATTCTCCTTTCTGCTAAAGCTAAGAAGAAAACCTTTCTAGGTATGGTATCTAGGCTGCTAAGAGGTTTTGCTGCCTCAGAGGAGAAGGTTGGAATATGTTCTGGA AATAATTATATATCTCCAATTG GAAGGATAGAGGAACCCTTTCATctag ATTTCAAGCGCCTGCAAGATGAGGTTTCTGAGAAAACATGGGAACTGTCCATGCTTTCAAAGGATGTTCAAGATGTCATGTTCTTTAGCCTCCTGCCCATGCTCAGTGACAGGGAGATTCTGTATGACCTGATGAACATG CTGGAATTGGATCAGTTGGGGCATATGGATGGCCCAGGTGGTGTAATCCTAGATGTGCTGCAACAGGACTCAGGACCCCCATGGATTGACCTAAAGAACCTCATTCTTTATCTCCTTCAAGCCCTAATGG TGCTGAGTGATACCCAACTCAGTCTGCTGGCCCAGTCTATGGAGAAGAGGCTCCTCCTCCAGCAACAAGAGCTG GTAAAGAGCATCCTGAAGCCGAACTTCAAATATCCCTGGAACATCCCCTTCACTCTCCAGCCTCAACTTCTTGCCCCACTCCAGGGTGAGGGCTTGGTCATTACTTATGAATTGGTGAAGGAGTGTGGTCTGAAGATGGAGCTAAATAATCCCAGGTCAACTTGGGATCTGGAAGCCAAGATGCCTCTGTCTGCCCTTTATTGGAGCCTGTCATTATTGCAGCAACTTGTAGACACCTAA